The Diaphorobacter ruginosibacter genome contains a region encoding:
- a CDS encoding OPT family oligopeptide transporter: MQQHTPLREFTLRGVILGALITLAFTAANVYLGLKVGLTFASAIPAAVISMALLYKFQDSNILENNLVQTQASAAGTLSSVIFVIPGLVMTGLWSGFPFWQTALICAAGGTLGVLYTIPLRRVMVVQSELPYPEGVAAAEVLRVGEAQRHREDASAQRPGGMRELGWGTGMAALFGLLSGGFRVLGDAVTYWIPAGPAVLRLSTGFSPALLAAGYLMGLAAGVAVLVGVVLCWFVIVPWLTASTTPADGQTLVALATQMWSQKAKFVGAGVIAISALWALVTLAGPIVAAMRAQPSRNRTSPSTGTTARDETDLDMPRSWMLTIGMAALAVLFFVVNHFIGTYMPALAAGERYGLSALCVVFAAIFGFLVAAACGYMAGLVGSSASPISGIGIIATVLMGVSILGLSWLTPSFHTTLAGHLGVVLVLFMVSVILAMAAISNDNLQDLKTGYLVGATPWRQQIVLIIGCVVGAAVIPPVLDLLYNAYGFAGALPRADMDPKLALEAPQANLMTQIANGIFSGSLDWSMLGLGVAIGLVVIAIDWTLRKKTARGALPPLAVGLGIYLPPTIGVTLTLGAVLGLLIQRALKRWGERKGKDWTAAAEERGLLLASGLIVGESLMGLLIAAIIGFSGQNAPLALVDDGFAAAPWLGLAYFIMLAAVLYRRVLKQ; encoded by the coding sequence ATGCAACAACACACCCCTCTGCGCGAATTCACACTGCGTGGCGTGATTCTGGGTGCCCTGATCACCCTGGCCTTCACGGCTGCCAACGTCTACCTGGGCCTGAAGGTCGGCCTGACATTCGCATCGGCGATTCCCGCAGCGGTCATCTCCATGGCATTGCTCTACAAGTTCCAGGACTCCAACATCCTCGAGAACAACCTGGTCCAGACGCAGGCATCGGCCGCCGGCACCTTGTCGAGCGTGATCTTCGTGATCCCGGGCCTCGTGATGACAGGGCTGTGGAGCGGCTTCCCGTTCTGGCAGACCGCCCTGATCTGCGCGGCCGGCGGCACGCTCGGCGTGCTCTACACGATTCCGCTGCGCCGCGTGATGGTGGTGCAGTCCGAACTGCCCTACCCCGAGGGCGTTGCCGCAGCCGAGGTGCTGCGGGTCGGTGAAGCCCAGCGCCACAGGGAGGACGCATCCGCCCAGCGGCCTGGAGGCATGCGCGAGCTGGGCTGGGGCACCGGCATGGCGGCGCTGTTCGGGCTGCTGAGCGGCGGCTTTCGCGTGCTGGGCGATGCCGTGACGTACTGGATTCCCGCAGGCCCGGCCGTTCTGCGCCTGTCCACCGGCTTCTCCCCGGCCCTGCTCGCTGCCGGCTACCTGATGGGTCTTGCGGCTGGCGTGGCCGTGCTGGTGGGCGTGGTGCTGTGCTGGTTCGTGATCGTGCCATGGCTCACCGCATCCACCACTCCGGCGGATGGACAGACGCTGGTCGCACTGGCCACCCAGATGTGGTCGCAGAAGGCCAAGTTCGTCGGTGCCGGCGTGATTGCCATCTCCGCACTCTGGGCACTGGTGACACTGGCAGGCCCCATCGTCGCCGCGATGCGCGCCCAGCCGTCACGCAACAGGACCTCCCCATCCACCGGTACGACAGCACGTGACGAAACCGATCTCGACATGCCGCGCAGCTGGATGCTGACCATCGGCATGGCGGCATTGGCCGTCCTGTTCTTCGTGGTGAACCACTTCATCGGCACCTACATGCCTGCGCTGGCCGCCGGCGAGCGCTACGGCCTGTCGGCGCTGTGCGTCGTTTTCGCGGCCATCTTCGGCTTCCTCGTGGCCGCGGCCTGCGGCTACATGGCCGGCCTGGTCGGTTCCTCGGCCAGCCCGATCTCGGGCATCGGCATCATCGCCACGGTGCTGATGGGCGTCTCCATCCTCGGCCTGAGCTGGCTGACACCGTCGTTCCACACCACGCTCGCAGGCCATCTCGGCGTCGTCCTCGTGCTGTTCATGGTGTCCGTGATCCTCGCGATGGCCGCCATCTCCAATGACAACCTGCAGGACCTGAAGACGGGCTACCTGGTGGGTGCCACGCCCTGGCGCCAGCAGATCGTGCTGATCATCGGCTGCGTGGTGGGTGCCGCCGTGATTCCCCCGGTGCTCGACCTGCTCTACAACGCCTACGGCTTCGCGGGAGCGCTGCCGCGTGCCGACATGGACCCCAAGCTCGCGCTCGAGGCACCACAGGCCAACCTGATGACCCAGATCGCGAACGGCATCTTCAGCGGCTCGCTCGACTGGTCGATGCTGGGCCTGGGCGTTGCGATCGGACTCGTCGTGATCGCCATCGACTGGACATTGCGCAAGAAGACCGCGCGCGGGGCCCTGCCGCCGCTCGCCGTCGGCCTGGGCATCTACCTGCCCCCCACGATCGGCGTGACCCTGACCCTCGGCGCCGTGCTCGGCCTCCTGATCCAGCGCGCCCTCAAGCGCTGGGGAGAACGCAAGGGCAAGGACTGGACAGCCGCCGCCGAAGAGCGTGGCCTGCTGCTCGCGTCGGGCCTGATCGTCGGCGAGAGCCTGATGGGCCTGCTGATCGCCGCCATCATCGGTTTCAGCGGCCAGAACGCGCCGCTCGCACTGGTGGACGACGGCTTCGCCGCGGCACCATGGCTGGGGCTGGCCTACTTCATCATGCTGGCCGCCGTCCTCTACCGCCGCGTCCTGAAGCAGTGA
- a CDS encoding LysR family transcriptional regulator yields the protein MKSSERSFARRIDLTSLQLFVAVCELGSIGRAAEREFIAASAVSKRLSDLETAVDTALLYRHSRGVTLTPAGESLLHHARTVLFGLERMQGELSEYADGVRGHVRMHANISAIVQFLPEDLGAFASEHSQVKIDLQEHLSQEVLNAVRDGATDLGVCHTGSSDDPEGLQSRPYRHDRLVVVMPQNHALARCESITFAEVMEWDIVGLQAGSSISLAMRQAAGQTAKPLRQRMQVTSLDAMCRMIDNGLGIGLIPDRAFALMHGMGHLAAVRLDEPWAERELRVVARDFNALPVTARLLVEHLTQHSAPATENQPLAA from the coding sequence ATGAAAAGCTCCGAGCGCAGTTTTGCGCGCCGCATCGATCTCACCTCGCTGCAACTGTTCGTCGCAGTCTGCGAGCTGGGCAGCATCGGGCGGGCCGCGGAGCGTGAATTCATTGCGGCGTCGGCGGTCAGCAAGCGCCTGTCCGACCTCGAAACCGCCGTCGACACGGCACTGCTGTACCGCCACAGCCGCGGCGTCACGCTCACACCGGCCGGCGAAAGCCTGCTGCATCATGCGCGCACCGTACTGTTCGGCCTCGAACGCATGCAGGGAGAACTCTCCGAATATGCCGACGGCGTGCGCGGCCATGTGCGCATGCATGCCAATATCTCCGCCATCGTGCAGTTCCTGCCCGAAGACCTGGGCGCATTCGCGAGCGAACACAGCCAGGTCAAGATCGATCTGCAGGAACATCTGAGCCAGGAAGTGCTCAACGCCGTGCGCGACGGCGCCACCGATCTGGGCGTTTGCCATACCGGCTCCTCCGACGATCCCGAGGGCCTGCAGAGCCGCCCCTACCGCCATGACCGGCTCGTGGTCGTGATGCCGCAGAACCATGCACTGGCTCGGTGCGAATCCATCACCTTCGCCGAAGTGATGGAGTGGGACATCGTCGGCCTGCAGGCGGGCAGCAGCATCAGCCTCGCGATGCGCCAGGCCGCGGGCCAGACCGCCAAGCCGCTGCGCCAGCGCATGCAGGTCACCAGCCTGGACGCCATGTGCCGCATGATCGACAACGGCCTGGGCATCGGGCTGATTCCCGACCGCGCGTTCGCATTGATGCACGGCATGGGCCATCTGGCCGCCGTGCGCCTGGACGAGCCATGGGCGGAACGCGAGCTCCGCGTCGTCGCGCGGGACTTCAACGCATTGCCCGTCACGGCCCGACTACTCGTCGAGCACCTGACGCAGCACAGCGCGCCGGCAACCGAGAACCAACCGCTGGCCGCCTGA
- the leuC gene encoding 3-isopropylmalate dehydratase large subunit, protein MGRTLYDKVFDEHVIHTEEDGTAVLYIDRHLVHEVTSPQAFEGIREAGRKVWRVSSIVATADHNTPTTNWEQGYDGIADPISKEQITTLDKNIAEVGAAAFFPFLSKRQGIVHVVGPENGATLPGMTVVCGDSHTSTHGAFGALAHGIGTSEVEHVMATQTLLAKKAKNMLVKVNGKVSRGVTAKDIVLAIIGRIGTAGGTGYTIEFAGEAIRDLSMEGRMTVCNMAIEAGARAGMVAVDDKTIAYVKGRPLSPTGVEWDQAEAYWRTLYSDADAKFDLVVELNGADIVPQVTWGTSPEMVLGVDASVPDPDKEKDPNKRGAIERALTYMNLEPGKPLGDVFVDKVFIGSCTNSRIEDMREAAAVVKNLGQKVAKNIKLAMVVPGSGLVKEQAEREGLDKIFKAAGFEWREPGCSMCLAMNADRLEPGERCASTSNRNFEGRQGAGGRTHLVSPAMAAAAAIHGHFVDVRKFA, encoded by the coding sequence ATGGGACGCACCCTCTACGACAAAGTCTTCGATGAACACGTGATCCATACGGAGGAAGACGGCACGGCCGTCCTCTACATCGACCGCCACCTGGTGCACGAAGTGACCAGCCCGCAGGCGTTCGAAGGCATCCGCGAGGCCGGCCGCAAGGTCTGGCGCGTGAGCTCCATCGTGGCGACGGCGGACCACAACACGCCCACCACCAACTGGGAGCAGGGCTACGACGGCATTGCCGATCCGATCAGCAAGGAGCAGATCACCACACTCGACAAGAACATCGCCGAGGTGGGGGCCGCCGCGTTCTTCCCGTTCCTCTCCAAGCGCCAGGGCATCGTGCACGTGGTCGGTCCCGAAAACGGTGCCACCCTGCCCGGCATGACCGTGGTCTGCGGCGACAGCCACACCTCCACGCACGGGGCCTTCGGCGCGCTGGCGCACGGCATCGGCACCTCGGAAGTCGAGCACGTGATGGCCACGCAGACGCTGCTGGCCAAGAAGGCCAAGAACATGCTGGTCAAGGTCAACGGCAAGGTTTCCAGGGGCGTGACGGCCAAGGACATCGTGCTGGCCATCATCGGGCGGATCGGCACCGCCGGCGGCACAGGCTACACCATCGAATTCGCAGGCGAGGCGATCCGCGACCTGTCCATGGAAGGCCGCATGACGGTCTGCAACATGGCGATCGAGGCCGGCGCGCGCGCGGGCATGGTGGCCGTGGACGACAAGACGATTGCCTATGTGAAGGGCCGCCCGCTCTCGCCCACCGGCGTGGAGTGGGACCAGGCGGAAGCCTACTGGCGCACGCTGTACTCCGATGCGGACGCGAAGTTCGACCTCGTCGTCGAGCTCAATGGCGCGGACATCGTCCCGCAGGTCACCTGGGGCACCTCGCCCGAGATGGTGCTGGGCGTGGACGCGTCCGTGCCGGATCCGGACAAGGAAAAGGATCCGAACAAGCGCGGTGCGATCGAGCGTGCGCTGACCTACATGAACCTCGAGCCCGGCAAGCCGCTCGGCGACGTGTTCGTCGACAAGGTGTTCATCGGCTCCTGCACGAACAGCCGCATCGAGGACATGCGCGAAGCCGCGGCCGTGGTGAAGAACCTGGGGCAGAAAGTCGCCAAGAACATCAAGCTGGCGATGGTCGTCCCGGGCTCCGGCCTCGTGAAGGAGCAGGCCGAGCGCGAAGGACTGGACAAGATCTTCAAAGCCGCCGGCTTCGAATGGCGCGAGCCCGGCTGCTCGATGTGCCTGGCGATGAACGCCGACCGGCTCGAGCCCGGCGAGCGCTGCGCCTCCACCAGCAACCGCAACTTCGAAGGCCGCCAGGGCGCCGGCGGCCGCACCCATCTCGTGAGCCCCGCGATGGCCGCTGCAGCCGCCATCCACGGCCACTTCGTGGACGTGCGCAAGTTCGCCTGA
- a CDS encoding entericidin A/B family lipoprotein yields the protein MSRLAIAFTLVGSFLLAGCNTVKGVGQDVQAAGRAVERAAR from the coding sequence ATGAGCAGGCTTGCAATCGCCTTCACGCTCGTCGGCAGCTTTCTGCTGGCGGGCTGCAACACCGTCAAGGGCGTCGGTCAGGACGTTCAGGCAGCGGGCCGCGCCGTCGAGCGCGCAGCCAGGTAA
- the leuD gene encoding 3-isopropylmalate dehydratase small subunit: protein MQKFTVHKGLVAPMDRENVDTDAIIPKQFLKSIKKTGFGVNLFDEWRYLDHGEPGQDPASRQPNPDFVLNQPRFDGASILIARKNFGCGSSREHAPWALDQYGFRAILAPSFADIFFNNCFKNGLLPIVLPEAVIDQLFNEVNAFPGYELTIDLERQVIVRPQGEEIPFDVIPFRKYCLLNGFDDIGLTLRHADKIKAYEAARLATKPWLAHTMPASA, encoded by the coding sequence ATGCAAAAATTCACCGTGCACAAGGGCCTCGTGGCACCGATGGACCGCGAGAACGTCGACACCGACGCCATCATTCCCAAGCAGTTCCTCAAGTCGATCAAGAAGACCGGCTTCGGCGTGAACCTGTTTGACGAGTGGCGCTATCTCGACCACGGCGAGCCCGGCCAGGACCCGGCCAGCCGCCAACCCAACCCCGACTTCGTGCTGAACCAGCCGCGCTTCGATGGTGCGTCGATCCTCATCGCGCGCAAGAACTTCGGCTGCGGCTCGAGCCGCGAACATGCCCCCTGGGCACTCGACCAGTATGGCTTCCGCGCCATCCTGGCGCCGAGCTTCGCCGACATCTTCTTCAACAACTGCTTCAAGAACGGCCTGCTGCCCATCGTGCTGCCGGAAGCCGTGATCGACCAGCTGTTCAACGAAGTGAACGCATTCCCCGGCTATGAGCTCACCATTGACCTGGAGCGCCAGGTCATCGTGCGCCCGCAGGGCGAGGAGATCCCCTTCGACGTGATCCCGTTCCGCAAGTACTGCCTGCTCAACGGCTTCGACGACATCGGCCTCACGCTGCGCCACGCTGACAAGATCAAGGCCTACGAAGCCGCGCGCCTCGCAACCAAGCCCTGGCTGGCGCACACGATGCCGGCTTCGGCCTAA
- the leuB gene encoding 3-isopropylmalate dehydrogenase: MKIAVLPGDGIGTEIVAEAVKVLDALDLNLEMESALVGGAAFDAHGHPLPESTLKLAKEADAILFGAVGDWKYDKLDRPLRPEQAILGLRKSLGLFANFRPAICYEQLVGASSLKPELVAGLDILIIRELTGDIYFGQPRGKRTAVDGHFPGAEEAFDTMRYSKPEIERIARVAFDAARKRNKKVTSVDKANVLETFQFWKDVVTEVHKDYPDVELQHMYVDNAAMQLVKAPKSFDVIVTGNMFGDILSDEASMLTGSIGMLPSASLNDRKQGLYEPSHGSAPDIAGKGIANPLATILSAAMMLRFSLGQEAAADRIEDAVKKVLAQGLRTPDIYSEGTTKVSTREMGDAVVKALG; the protein is encoded by the coding sequence ATGAAAATCGCAGTTTTGCCCGGAGACGGCATCGGCACCGAAATCGTCGCGGAAGCAGTCAAGGTGCTCGATGCACTCGATCTGAATCTGGAGATGGAGTCGGCGCTGGTCGGCGGCGCGGCCTTCGATGCGCACGGCCACCCGTTGCCCGAGTCCACGCTCAAGCTCGCCAAGGAAGCGGACGCCATCCTGTTCGGCGCGGTCGGCGACTGGAAGTACGACAAGCTCGATCGCCCGCTGCGTCCCGAGCAGGCCATCCTGGGGCTGCGCAAGAGCCTGGGCCTGTTCGCCAACTTCCGCCCGGCGATCTGCTATGAGCAGTTGGTGGGCGCATCGAGCCTCAAGCCCGAACTGGTGGCAGGCCTCGACATCCTGATCATCCGCGAGCTGACCGGAGACATCTACTTCGGCCAGCCACGCGGCAAGCGCACGGCCGTGGACGGCCACTTCCCCGGCGCCGAGGAAGCCTTCGACACCATGCGCTACTCCAAGCCCGAGATCGAGCGCATCGCACGCGTCGCCTTCGACGCCGCCCGCAAGCGCAACAAGAAGGTCACCAGCGTGGACAAGGCCAACGTGCTCGAGACCTTCCAGTTCTGGAAGGATGTGGTCACCGAAGTGCACAAGGACTATCCGGACGTCGAACTGCAGCACATGTACGTGGACAACGCGGCCATGCAGCTCGTGAAGGCACCCAAGTCGTTCGACGTGATCGTCACCGGCAACATGTTCGGCGACATCCTCTCGGACGAAGCCTCGATGCTGACCGGCTCCATCGGCATGCTGCCCTCGGCCAGCCTGAACGACAGGAAGCAGGGCCTGTACGAGCCGAGCCACGGCAGCGCGCCCGACATCGCCGGCAAGGGCATCGCCAACCCGCTGGCCACCATCCTCTCGGCCGCGATGATGCTGCGTTTCTCGCTGGGCCAGGAGGCCGCCGCCGACCGCATCGAAGACGCCGTGAAGAAGGTCCTGGCGCAGGGCCTGCGCACGCCGGACATCTACAGCGAAGGCACGACCAAGGTAAGCACACGTGAAATGGGCGATGCCGTGGTGAAGGCGCTGGGCTGA
- a CDS encoding YegP family protein: protein MAGWYELSKASNGQFRFVLKAGNGETILTSEMYTARASAEGGIASVQTNSPEEGRYERKNSSSGKPMFNLKAANHQVIGTSQMYSSEKARDDGIESVKKNGPTKEVKDLT, encoded by the coding sequence ATGGCAGGTTGGTATGAACTCAGCAAGGCCAGCAACGGTCAGTTTCGCTTCGTACTCAAGGCAGGAAACGGGGAAACCATTCTGACGAGCGAGATGTACACCGCCAGGGCGTCGGCCGAAGGCGGGATCGCCTCGGTGCAGACCAACTCGCCCGAGGAGGGACGCTACGAACGCAAGAACTCGTCTAGTGGCAAGCCGATGTTCAACCTCAAGGCCGCCAACCACCAGGTCATCGGCACGAGCCAGATGTACTCGAGCGAGAAGGCGCGCGACGACGGCATCGAGTCGGTCAAGAAGAACGGCCCGACCAAGGAGGTCAAGGATCTGACCTGA
- the asd gene encoding aspartate-semialdehyde dehydrogenase translates to MSKLVGLVGWRGMVGSVLMDRMQQEKDFDLIEPLFFSTSNAGGKAPAMAKNETTLQDAYNIDALKRCEIIITAQGGDYTTEVFPKLRAAGWNGHWIDAASTLRMKDDAVIVLDPVNMPVIKNALAKGGNNWIGGNCTVSCMLMGVGALYKAGLVEWMSTQTYQAASGGGAQHMRELLTQYGTLNAEVKALLDDPKSAILEIDRMVVAKQRALSAEETANFLVPLGGSLIPWIDKDLGNGMSKEEWKGMAETNKIMGQGEGFGTPAVPVDGFCVRVGAMRCHSQALTFKLRKDVPVADIEAMIAADNEWVKVVPNNKEATLKDLTPVAVTGTMTIPVGRIRKLAMGPEYVGAFTIGDQLLWGAAEPLRRMLRILLDA, encoded by the coding sequence ATGAGCAAGTTGGTAGGTTTGGTCGGCTGGCGCGGCATGGTCGGCTCGGTTCTCATGGACCGCATGCAACAGGAAAAGGACTTCGATCTGATCGAGCCCCTGTTCTTCTCCACATCCAACGCGGGCGGCAAGGCCCCGGCGATGGCCAAGAACGAAACCACGCTGCAGGATGCGTACAACATCGACGCCCTGAAGCGCTGCGAGATCATCATCACCGCCCAGGGCGGCGACTACACGACCGAAGTCTTCCCCAAGCTGCGCGCGGCGGGCTGGAACGGCCACTGGATCGATGCAGCTTCCACGCTGCGCATGAAGGATGACGCCGTGATCGTGCTCGATCCGGTGAACATGCCCGTCATCAAGAACGCACTCGCCAAGGGCGGCAACAACTGGATTGGCGGCAACTGCACCGTCTCCTGTATGCTGATGGGCGTGGGCGCGCTCTACAAGGCCGGCCTGGTCGAGTGGATGAGCACCCAGACCTACCAGGCCGCTTCCGGCGGCGGCGCCCAGCACATGCGCGAACTGCTGACCCAGTACGGCACGCTGAATGCCGAGGTGAAGGCATTGCTGGACGACCCCAAGAGCGCAATCCTGGAGATCGACCGCATGGTCGTTGCCAAGCAGCGCGCGCTGTCGGCTGAAGAAACCGCCAACTTCCTGGTTCCGCTGGGCGGCAGCCTGATTCCCTGGATCGACAAGGACCTGGGCAACGGCATGTCCAAGGAAGAATGGAAGGGCATGGCCGAGACCAACAAGATCATGGGCCAGGGCGAAGGCTTCGGCACGCCGGCCGTTCCGGTCGACGGCTTCTGCGTGCGCGTGGGCGCGATGCGCTGCCACAGCCAGGCGCTGACCTTCAAGCTCCGGAAGGACGTGCCTGTGGCCGACATCGAAGCCATGATCGCCGCCGACAACGAATGGGTGAAGGTTGTGCCGAACAACAAGGAAGCGACACTCAAGGACCTGACGCCCGTCGCCGTGACAGGCACCATGACCATCCCGGTCGGCCGCATCCGCAAGCTGGCCATGGGTCCCGAGTATGTGGGCGCATTCACTATCGGCGACCAGCTGCTGTGGGGTGCAGCAGAGCCTCTGCGCCGCATGCTGCGCATCCTGCTCGACGCGTAA
- a CDS encoding FimV/HubP family polar landmark protein, with protein sequence MRSALGEPLRADIDLPQVSAAEAESLKASTAAPDVYRAQGLEYTSALNDIRVQFQRRPDGTGVLKLSSSRAINDPFIDLVIDATWASGHIVRSYTMLLDPPEMRRAAPPVTTAPQITAPERSIERSERSVEAAPAPRQLPQVQERRSAAAAAQEHRAAKAAAAANQQAAPAPVAAPADGSAGEVRVQTGDTAGRIAGAHRPAGVSLDQMLVAMMRANPNAFINGNVNRLRAGTVLQIPTEAQAQATPDKEARKIIATQSRNFNEFRRRLAAAAPSAEVAAPQRAATGSVQTQVDDQKPAAASSDKLTLSKGGIQAQKKDEKLARDRQTDQNNERMAELSKNISDLNKLSTAAGGPAAGASGAGAASKPSEVPAVATVPAQVPGATTPAPAPAAATAASDVPAATPVAAVASAATDAASAASAAVDAASAAVAAASDAASAASAPKKPRKIVVPPPPPPEPTFLESLLDDPIKLGGIGALLALLLGYGGYKVAQRRKAQAAAAGSDSSIMDSHLAPDSFFGASGGQRVDTANSGLSTGSSSLAYSPSQLDAGEVDPVAEADVYLAYGRDLQAEEILREAARVTPERTSIHVKLAEIYAKRQDRKALEAQARELFTLTQGQGPDWARVSELGRTQDPENALYQSAAVRAGAAGAAAVAGVAAAGAALAQTPHLDLDAPSTLPVQYPTSTAPAPVSGTPADLDLDLDLGAAAQPHQWAPPIAPAPAPAAPTVAAASPKLPDFELPSLSLDTPTTPAPAMAPAADNTANALDFQLDDISFDAPATPAAAAPSPASETAHYVETTARQPLEFDLDGLSLDLNQPTTAGSLSQTTAPVPMGAGGSLPDNPLSTKLALAEEFNAIGDSEGARTLVEEVIAEASGELKQRAQQMLAKLG encoded by the coding sequence GTGAGATCCGCTTTGGGGGAGCCATTGCGAGCGGATATCGATCTACCGCAGGTTTCTGCAGCCGAAGCCGAATCACTGAAGGCCTCCACCGCCGCTCCTGATGTCTATCGCGCGCAGGGGCTGGAGTACACCTCGGCACTCAACGACATCCGCGTACAGTTCCAGCGCCGTCCCGACGGCACGGGCGTGCTCAAGCTGAGCAGCTCCAGGGCCATCAACGATCCGTTCATCGACCTGGTGATCGACGCCACCTGGGCCTCCGGCCACATCGTCCGCAGCTACACCATGCTGCTGGATCCGCCGGAAATGCGCCGCGCCGCGCCGCCCGTCACCACCGCGCCCCAGATCACCGCACCCGAGCGCTCCATCGAACGTTCTGAACGCTCCGTCGAGGCCGCCCCGGCTCCACGCCAACTGCCGCAAGTGCAGGAGCGTCGCTCCGCAGCCGCCGCTGCGCAGGAGCATCGTGCAGCCAAGGCGGCTGCCGCCGCCAACCAGCAGGCAGCCCCTGCGCCCGTGGCCGCACCTGCCGATGGTTCGGCCGGCGAGGTCCGTGTGCAGACCGGCGACACCGCGGGCCGCATCGCGGGCGCGCACCGCCCCGCCGGTGTATCGCTCGACCAGATGCTGGTCGCGATGATGCGCGCCAATCCGAACGCGTTCATCAACGGCAACGTGAACCGCCTGCGTGCGGGCACCGTGCTGCAGATTCCGACCGAGGCTCAGGCGCAGGCCACGCCCGACAAGGAAGCCCGCAAGATCATTGCGACCCAAAGCCGCAACTTCAACGAATTCCGCCGCCGCCTCGCGGCTGCTGCCCCTTCCGCCGAAGTGGCGGCACCCCAACGCGCCGCCACCGGCTCCGTGCAGACCCAGGTCGACGACCAGAAGCCCGCTGCAGCCTCTTCCGACAAGCTCACCCTCTCCAAGGGCGGCATCCAGGCCCAGAAGAAGGACGAGAAGCTGGCGCGCGACCGCCAGACCGATCAGAACAACGAGCGCATGGCCGAGCTGTCGAAGAACATCTCCGACCTGAACAAGCTCTCCACCGCCGCAGGTGGACCCGCCGCAGGTGCCAGCGGCGCGGGCGCGGCCAGCAAGCCCTCCGAGGTGCCGGCCGTGGCTACCGTTCCGGCCCAGGTGCCCGGCGCGACCACCCCGGCTCCCGCTCCTGCAGCCGCCACAGCTGCAAGCGATGTGCCTGCCGCTACCCCGGTGGCGGCAGTCGCCTCCGCGGCGACCGATGCCGCATCGGCGGCCAGCGCTGCCGTGGATGCAGCCAGCGCTGCTGTGGCAGCCGCTTCCGATGCAGCGTCCGCCGCCTCGGCGCCCAAGAAGCCGCGCAAGATCGTGGTGCCACCGCCTCCTCCGCCGGAGCCCACGTTCCTCGAGTCGCTGCTCGACGACCCCATCAAGCTCGGCGGCATCGGTGCCCTGCTGGCCCTGCTGCTCGGTTACGGCGGCTACAAGGTAGCCCAGCGCCGCAAGGCACAGGCTGCAGCGGCCGGCTCCGACAGCTCGATCATGGACAGCCACCTGGCGCCCGACTCGTTCTTCGGCGCGAGCGGTGGCCAGCGCGTGGACACGGCCAACAGCGGCCTGTCCACCGGCTCCTCGTCGCTCGCCTACTCGCCTAGCCAGCTCGACGCCGGTGAGGTCGATCCCGTGGCCGAAGCCGACGTGTACCTGGCCTACGGCCGCGACCTGCAGGCCGAGGAAATCCTGCGCGAAGCCGCGCGTGTGACGCCGGAGCGCACCTCCATCCACGTGAAGCTGGCGGAAATCTACGCCAAGCGCCAGGACCGCAAGGCGCTCGAAGCCCAGGCCCGCGAACTATTCACGCTGACACAGGGCCAGGGTCCCGACTGGGCCCGCGTCTCCGAACTCGGCCGCACGCAGGATCCGGAAAACGCGCTGTACCAGTCCGCCGCCGTCCGCGCGGGCGCTGCAGGCGCTGCCGCCGTGGCAGGTGTTGCAGCCGCAGGTGCGGCATTGGCACAGACACCCCACCTGGACCTGGATGCGCCAAGCACCCTGCCGGTGCAGTACCCCACAAGCACCGCCCCGGCTCCGGTCTCCGGCACGCCGGCGGATCTTGATCTCGACCTCGACCTGGGTGCCGCCGCCCAGCCGCATCAGTGGGCGCCGCCAATCGCACCGGCACCGGCTCCTGCCGCCCCCACCGTGGCTGCAGCCTCCCCCAAGCTGCCGGACTTCGAACTGCCCTCCCTGTCTCTCGACACTCCCACGACACCGGCTCCCGCCATGGCGCCAGCCGCGGACAACACGGCCAACGCGCTGGATTTCCAGCTCGATGACATTTCGTTCGACGCACCGGCGACTCCCGCCGCGGCCGCACCCAGCCCTGCATCGGAGACGGCCCACTACGTCGAGACAACGGCACGCCAGCCGCTCGAATTCGACCTGGACGGCCTGTCGCTCGACCTGAATCAGCCCACCACGGCCGGCTCACTGAGCCAGACCACCGCGCCGGTTCCCATGGGCGCAGGCGGATCGCTTCCCGACAACCCGCTGTCCACCAAGCTCGCGCTTGCTGAAGAATTCAATGCCATCGGCGACAGCGAAGGCGCGCGCACCCTCGTCGAAGAAGTGATCGCGGAAGCCTCCGGTGAACTGAAGCAGCGTGCGCAGCAAATGCTTGCCAAGCTGGGTTGA